DNA from Coriobacteriaceae bacterium:
TCGATCTCGCCCGCATCGGCGGCCTCGAGCTTCTCGGTGGCATCGAGACCGGCCTCGATCTTCATAGCCAGATCGACCTCTTCGGAGGCGGTCAGCAGGTCGACTTTACCGATCTCCTTAAGGTACATACGAACCGGGTCGCCGGTCAGCATCACCGTGGAGGCATCGATGCCACGCACGCGCGAACGCGAACGGGACGTGCGCACGGTGCGCTTCTTCTTGCTCTTGGAAGAACCCATCTCAGCGTCGGCCTGACGGGCCATCTTAAGCTCGTGATCGTCGAGCGAGCCGGAATCGTGCTCGTCGTCATCGAAATCGTCGGTATCGCTATCGTTATCGTCATCGTCGACGTCTATGGGGGCGTCGTCGTTTCCGCTCGCGGAGATAATCTGGATGCCGCTGTTGCGCAGCGCGGAATACACCGCGTTGAGCTGCTCGTCAGACACATCGATATCCTTCAGGGCGACCTGAATCTCGTCCTCGGTTACCGAAGTCCTGTTTGAGCCGTTGCCCATGAGCTTTGCAACGTAGGATTCCAGCCCAGTACCCGTGCTCTCACTCTTTTTTGGCACAGATTCTCCCTTCATAGTCCACAGGACTCAATACTTTAGCACACACATTGACGTCTATACCCAAAATTCAGACTGGATATAGGCGCGAATACGCTGGTTGACCACAACATCTAGGCCTGCTCGGCGTCCGCGGTCTCCAAACCGATCAAACGGAACGGGTCTGCCACGCCGCCGATCGACTTTTGGAGCTCGCGCTGGCGCTGAGAATCTTGCATCGCCTGCATCGTCAGCGCACGGCGTGCCTCATCGTCGAGCGACCGGTCCTGGCGAAGCTTGGCCTGTGCGGCGCGCATGCGGCGCTTGATGGTGTAGAGCTCAAGGGTATCAAGCATAAACACGATGTTCGTCTCGGTGGGGTGCTTGCTCGTCGACGAAATGCGCCCGGCGCTGACAAGCGACGCTGCCTCGGGACACACCGCGCGCGCCGCATCCATGCAAGCCGCAGGGTCGGTGCCCGGCGGCGTCGCGAGCACGGCCCACGCGATGGACTCGTGGCGCGGATCCACCCACTCGATCGAGCAGATGCGGTCGGCATACGTGCGGAACAGGTCGGGGTAGCTCGTGAGCATCGTCAGCAGCTCGCGCTCCCCTGCCAAGGACTTGCGCTCTAGATCGGTAAGAACCATAGGGGCCGAGGCGTCTGTCGGGGCACCGGCGGGCGCAGCGCCCATACCATCAGGCACATCGATCGGCGGAAGATCGTCGACGACCTCCACGGGCGCGGCCCCATAGGCATCAAGCGGAACGTAGTCGTACGGGTCCTCCTCGACCGGTGCGGACACCGGCGGCGTCGCACCCGCGGCCCAGGCACCGCGAGACGTCCCCTGCGAACCAGACGTCCGACCGCCCGCGATGCCCGCGCGCTCAGCTTGCGCGCGTTGACGCTCGTAGCTCTGCTCACGACGTCGCTCCGCATCCTCACGCTTGGCGACATCGCGAAACACACGGCCCGAACTCGCGCGCACGGTCTCCAGGTCCAAACCCAGCAGATCGGCAATCTGGATAAAGTACGTGTCGATCATATAGCTGTTGCGCAGCGGATAGATGAGCGTCAGCGCATCCTCGAGCGCTTTAGCGCGACCGCCCGGTGTGGTAATGTCGCTCGACTCCTGCAGCGAACGGTACACAAAGTCCATGAGGGGCTCGGCGGCATCGATGCGCGCCTGAAGTGCCT
Protein-coding regions in this window:
- the dnaG gene encoding DNA primase translates to MISDEEKDQVRAASDLVAIVQETVELKPRGHEFWGCCPFHGEKTPSFHIIPATQVWHCFGCGEGGDVFTYIMKRENLSFPESIRYLADRAGIELHDTGAQRDRGTKRARIYDLCAETAQFYHTMLMRGKDSRPREYFASRGMGGDVCRRYCLGFAPGRNALVSHLSQAGFTPQEMIDANVAVSRGRGQLADRFYDRVMFPIFDEQGHNIAFGGRIMGDGQPKYLNTAETSVFHKKRNLYGFNWAKEFIVAQDTAIVVEGYTDCIACWEAGIKNVVATLGTALTEHHVKTLTRFAKRIVYMFDGDAAGQKAARRAIQFIEQDSMDLRCVVLPDGNDPMEFITAHGGEALQARIDAAEPLMDFVYRSLQESSDITTPGGRAKALEDALTLIYPLRNSYMIDTYFIQIADLLGLDLETVRASSGRVFRDVAKREDAERRREQSYERQRAQAERAGIAGGRTSGSQGTSRGAWAAGATPPVSAPVEEDPYDYVPLDAYGAAPVEVVDDLPPIDVPDGMGAAPAGAPTDASAPMVLTDLERKSLAGERELLTMLTSYPDLFRTYADRICSIEWVDPRHESIAWAVLATPPGTDPAACMDAARAVCPEAASLVSAGRISSTSKHPTETNIVFMLDTLELYTIKRRMRAAQAKLRQDRSLDDEARRALTMQAMQDSQRQRELQKSIGGVADPFRLIGLETADAEQA